From a region of the Cucumis sativus cultivar 9930 chromosome 6, Cucumber_9930_V3, whole genome shotgun sequence genome:
- the LOC101209662 gene encoding berberine bridge enzyme-like 8, which translates to MWTSSSSSSILTFFSLVLLFSPCVSSANVQQSFTQCLTSNSDPKFPISEAILTPDNASFLQVLNTYIRNRIFLSPTTPKPLLIVAAKHASHVQSTVVCAKRVALEIRIRSGGHDYEGLSYVSQQPFIILDLFNLRAINVDIPTETASVEAGATMGELYYAIANQSKTHAFPAGVCPTLGAGGHISGGGYGNLMRKFGLSVDHVLDAQIVNVEGKILNRQQMGEDLFWAIRGGGGGSFGVILSWKIKLVQVPATVTVFEVGRKIAEGAIDISWEWQNVVDKLDENLYLRMMMQTASEENGQKTGKATLVALFLGPPEKLVEIVNQNIPSLKLQRQECIEMSWIESTLFWANFPNGTAPDALLKRDKPTGSYLKRRSDYVRDVISKKGIEDIWKVLIEIGVGGLTCNPQGGKMNEISETATPFPHRAGVKFMIQHSSNWKEDGVEKEKIELSRKLYEAMTPFVTKNPREAFLNYRDIDVGSSGNWSLAEGKVYGDRYFKGNFERLVSVKTKVDPQNFFRNEQSIPTR; encoded by the coding sequence ATGTGgacttcatcatcttcttcttcaatcctcacatttttctctctcgttttgttattttctccATGCGTATCCTCCGCTAATGTTCAACAGAGCTTTACTCAATGTCTGACATCCAATTCAGACCCCAAATTCCCCATTTCTGAAGCCATTTTGACCCCAGACAACGCTTCCTTCTTACAAGTCCTCAATACCTACATCAGAAACCGCATATTTCTAAGCCCCACTACCCCAAAACCACTACTGATCGTCGCTGCCAAACACGCATCTCATGTTCAATCAACCGTTGTTTGCGCCAAACGTGTCGCATTAGAGATCAGAATCCGCAGCGGTGGCCATGATTACGAAGGTTTATCTTACGTCTCTCAACAACCCTTCATCATTCTCGATCTCTTCAACCTTCGAGCCATCAATGTTGACATTCCAACCGAAACTGCTTCGGTTGAAGCAGGGGCTACCATGGGGGAACTTTATTACGCCATTGCTAACCAGAGCAAGACTCATGCCTTCCCTGCTGGAGTTTGCCCAACACTGGGTGCTGGTGGACATATTTCAGGAGGTGGGTATGGGAATTTGATGAGGAAATTTGGGCTTTCTGTTGATCATGTTTTGGATGCACAGATTGTTAACGTTGAAGGGAAGATACTAAATCGACAACAAATGGGTGAAGATTTGTTCTGGGCGATtcgaggaggaggaggaggaagctTTGGTGTCATTCTCTCATGGAAGATCAAGTTAGTTCAAGTCCCAGCAACTGTGACGGTTTTTGAAGTTGGGAGAAAGATTGCAGAAGGAGCAATAGATATTTCTTGGGAATGGCAGAATGTTGTGGACAAGTTGGATGAGAATCTGTATTTGAGAATGATGATGCAGACAGCTTCAGAGGAAAATGGACAAAAAACAGGGAAAGCTACGTTAGTGGCTCTGTTTTTAGGGCCACCGGAGAAGCTTGTGGAGATTGTAAACCAGAACATACCCAGTTTGAAACTGCAAAGACAAGAGTGTATTGAAATGAGTTGGATTGAATCGACTCTGTTTTGGGCAAACTTCCCAAATGGAACAGCCCCAGACGCGCTATTGAAGAGGGACAAACCAACGGGATCATATCTGAAACGAAGATCGGATTATGTGAGAGATGTGATTTCAAAGAAAGGGATTGAAGATATATGGAAGGTACTGATAGAGATAGGAGTTGGGGGTTTGACGTGTAATCCACAGGGAGGGAAAATGAATGAGATATCAGAGACGGCAACGCCATTTCCACACAGAGCAGGAGTGAAATTCATGATTCAACACTCTTCAAACTGGAAGGAAGATGGagtagagaaagagaaaatagagTTGTCGAGAAAACTGTACGAAGCTATGACCCCTTTTGTGACGAAGAATCCGAGAGAAGCATTTTTGAATTACAGAGACATTGATGTTGGAAGTAGTGGAAATTGGAGTTTGGCAGAAGGAAAGGTTTATGGGGACAGATATTTCAAAGGGAATTTCGAGAGATTGGTGAGTGTGAAGACGAAGGTTGATCCTCAGAATTTCTTCAGAAATGAACAGAGCATCCCCACTCGTTGA
- the LOC101209416 gene encoding berberine bridge enzyme-like 4, whose translation MLPHSLILLLLVSLISLASSCELSTPLQTFLDCLPIQSSPSISNVIYTPQNTSYSSVLQSYNRNLRFLTPQTPKPLVILTPLNPTHVQAAILCANSTGLELRVRSGGHDYEGLSYRSNVPFVLLDMFNLRNITISKESTDYVAWIEAGAIVGELYYRIAEFSPTLAFPSGVCPTMGVGGHFSGGGYGNLMRKYGLSVDNIIDALFVDANGVVHDRESMGEDLFWAIRGGGAASFGVVISWKIKLVSVPEKVTVFNKKWTIEQGALDVAHRWQFVAPNLPKELFIRAMHNVVDTKTKEGKFTVQVSFISLFLGTTESLIPLMDKYFPELGLTESDCSERKWVESTLFWYNSPKGNSIDFLLERPNNGSNFFKSRSDYVKKPIPKEGISAIWQTMVGFKNTNLVMQWNPYGGRMWEIEESATPFPHRAGNLFLIQYPLSWVEEGAEAANFYTNMSKSLYDFMTPFVSCSPRESFLNYRDLDIGANLGSGMDEGIAEIYGRKYFKGNFDRLVKVKTMVDPDNFFRNEQSIPPLPKEYLGA comes from the coding sequence atgttgccTCATTCTTtgatccttcttcttcttgtttcaCTAATTTCATTAGCATCTTCATGTGAATTATCAACACCTCTTCAAACATTTCTTGATTGCCTTCCAATCCAATCTTCACCCTCCATTTCTAATGTAATCTACACTCCTCAGAACACTTCTTATTCTTCTGTTCTTCAATCCTACAACAGAAATCTCCGTTTTCTAACCCCACAAACCCCCAAACCACTTGTCATTCTCACACCTCTCAACCCCACCCATGTCCAAGCCGCCATTCTCTGTGCCAACTCTACCGGTCTTGAGCTACGAGTCCGGAGTGGCGGCCATGATTATGAGGGCCTCTCCTACCGCTCCAATGTTCCTTTCGTTCTTCTTGATATGTTCAATCTCCGTAACATTACCATTTCTAAAGAATCCACTGATTACGTTGCGTGGATTGAAGCTGGCGCCATTGTAGGCGAACTTTACTATCGTATTGCTGAATTCAGTCCCACCCTTGCATTTCCCTCTGGGGTTTGTCCTACCATGGGCGTCGGTGGCCATTTTAGTGGCGGCGGATATGGGAATCTCATGAGAAAATATGGTCTTTCAGTTGATAATATTATTGATGCTCTGTTTGTTGATGCAAATGGTGTGGTTCATGATCGTGAGTCTATGGGTGAAGATTTGTTTTGGGCTATTAGAGGAGGTGGGGCTGCCAGTTTTGGAGTTGTTATTTCGTGGAAGATCAAATTAGTGTCAGTCCCTGAAAAAGTTACGGTTTTCAATAAGAAATGGACTATAGAACAGGGTGCACTCGATGTGGCTCACCGTTGGCAGTTTGTGGCTCCTAATCTACCCAAGGAGTTGTTTATTAGAGCAATGCATAATGTAGTGGAcaccaaaacaaaagaaggaaaattcaCAGTACAAGTTTCGTTTATTAGTTTGTTTCTGGGAACAACTGAATCTCTCATTCCTTTAATGGATAAGTATTTCCCTGAATTGGGTTTGACGGAAAGTGATTGTAGCGAGAGAAAATGGGTTGAATCCACTTTGTTTTGGTACAATTCCCCCAAAGGGAACAGTATTGATTTTCTGCTCGAGAGACCAAACAATGGCTCTAATTTCTTCAAGAGTAGATCCGATTATGTGAAGAAGCCGATCCCGAAGGAAGGGATTTCTGCGATTTGGCAAACGATGGTTGGATTCAAGAACACCAATTTGGTGATGCAATGGAATCCATATGGAGGAAGAATGTGGGAGATTGAAGAGTCAGCTACTCCATTTCCACATAGAGCTGGGAATTTGTTTTTGATTCAGTATCCATTGTCGTGGGTTGAAGAAGGTGCTGAAGCTGCAAACTTTTATACGAACATGTCGAAGAGTTTGTATGATTTCATGACTCCGTTTGTGTCATGCAGTCCTAGAGAATCGTTTTTGAATTACAGAGATCTTGACATTGGAGCGAATTTAGGCAGTGGAATGGATGAGGGAATTGCAGAAATATACGGAAGGAAGTATTTTAAAGGGAACTTTGATCGATTGGTAAAGGTGAAGACGATGGTGGATCCTGATAATTTCTTTAGAAACGAACAGAGTATTCCTCCATTGCCGAAAGAGTATTTGGGTGCCTGA
- the LOC101208923 gene encoding eukaryotic translation initiation factor 3 subunit D encodes MVGGFEVGAVPYNPDGWGPPDSTATLVASSNLPLNVPFAPFSRSDKLGRIADWTRTMNNPGRPKTASDSVFDFTNDDSFPANADEDMSFRLVDGKPPPRPKFGPKWRFNQQRTQLPQRRDEEVEARKREAEKERARRDRLYNLNRSNVNAPRREAAVFKSSVEIQPEWNMLDQIPFSTFSKLSFSVPEPEDLLLCGGLEFYDRAYDRITPKNERRLERFKNRNFFKVTTTDDPVIRRLANEDKATVFATDAILSTLMCATRSVYSWDIVVQRVGNKLFFDKRDGSQLDLLAVHETSQEPLPEAKDDINSAYSLSVEAAYINQNFSQQVLVRDGNKVAFDEPNPFANEGEEVASVAYRYRRWKLDDDMYLVARCEVQSVMEVNKQRSFLTLNALNEFDPKYSGVDWRQKLETQRGAVLATELKNNANKLAKWTAQALLASADMMKLGYVSRVHPRDHFNHVILAVVGYKPKDFAGQINLNTSNMWGIVKSIVDLCMKLNEGKYVLVKDPSKPQVRIYEVPADAFENDYVEEPLAEEDQVQPPAEDENGVTPNAATDDAEEKVDAVQA; translated from the coding sequence ATGGTCGGAGGTTTTGAAGTGGGAGCTGTCCCCTACAACCCTGATGGTTGGGGTCCTCCGGACTCTACCGCCACTCTCGTCGCCTCCTCTAACCTCCCTCTCAATGTCCCTTTTGCCCCATTTTCTCGCTCCGATAAGCTTGGCCGGATTGCCGATTGGACTCGAACCATGAATAACCCTGGTCGCCCCAAGACTGCTTCCGATTCCGTCTTTGATTTCACCAATGACGATTCCTTTCCTGCCAATGCCGATGAGGACATGTCCTTTCGTTTGGTTGATGGAAAGCCTCCTCCGCGCCCTAAGTTTGGCCCTAAATGGCGATTCAATCAACAAAGGACGCAACTACCTCAGCGCCGCGACGAAGAAGTTGAAGCTCGTAAGCGTGAGGCCGAGAAGGAGCGGGCTCGCCGTGACCGCCTTTACAACCTCAACAGGTCTAATGTCAATGCCCCTCGTCGTGAAGCTGCTGTTTTCAAATCCTCTGTGGAAATTCAACCTGAATGGAACATGCTTGATCAGATTCCCTTCTCCACTTTCTCAAAGCTGTCCTTCTCTGTTCCCGAGCCCGAAGACCTTCTTCTCTGCGGCGGCTTAGAGTTCTATGATCGAGCATACGACCGAATCACTCCCAAGAACGAACGCCGCCTCGAACGCTTCAAGAACCGCAACTTCTTCAAGGTAACTACTACTGACGATCCTGTCATTCGTCGTTTAGCAAACGAGGACAAAGCCACAGTTTTTGCCACCGATGCCATCCTTTCTACACTTATGTGCGCAACGAGATCGGTCTACTCCTGGGATATTGTGGTTCAGCGTGTTGGTAACAAGCTTTTCTTTGATAAGAGAGATGGGTCACAACTTGATTTGCTTGCCGTCCACGAGACCTCTCAGGAACCCTTACCAGAGGCGAAGGATGATATCAATTCTGCTTACTCACTCAGTGTTGAAGCTGCTTACATTAATCAGAACTTTTCACAGCAAGTTTTAGTTAGGGATGGAAATAAGGTGGCCTTTGACGAGCCAAACCCATTTGCAAATGAGGGTGAGGAGGTTGCTTCTGTTGCTTATAGGTATAGGAGGTGGAAACTCGATGATGATATGTATCTTGTAGCCAGGTGTGAGGTTCAAAGTGTAATGGAGGTTAATAAGCAAAGATCGTTCTTGACTTTGAATGCTCTTAATGAATTTGATCCCAAATATTCTGGTGTTGATTGGAGGCAGAAATTGGAGACACAGAGGGGTGCTGTTTTGGCTACTGAGTTGAAGAACAATGCTAATAAATTAGCAAAATGGACAGCTCAAGCCCTGTTGGCTAGTGCAGATATGATGAAATTGGGATACGTCTCTAGGGTTCATCCTCGTGATCACTTTAACCATGTCATCTTAGCTGTGGTTGGATACAAACCTAAGGATTTTGCAGGTCAAATTAACTTGAATACTTCTAACATGTGGGGTATTGTTAAATCAATCGTGGATTTGTGCATGAAATTGAATGAAGGTAAGTATGTTTTGGTTAAGGATCCATCGAAACCTCAAGTTAGGATCTATGAGGTTCCTGCAGATGCATTTGAGAATGATTATGTTGAGGAGCCACTGGCTGAGGAGGATCAAGTGCAACCACCAGcagaagatgaaaatggtgTCACTCCTAATGCGGCGACGGATGATGCAGAAGAGAAGGTTGATGCTGTTCAAGCTTAG
- the LOC101208679 gene encoding alpha N-terminal protein methyltransferase 1 isoform X1: MEGSGADTDGHEFKNAEEMWREHVGNPTKRTEWYREGVGYWQGVEASVDGVLGGYGHVNDADILGSEVFLKSILVERFSFAGKDRPLVALDCGSGIGRVTKNLLIKYFNEVDLLEPVSHFLEAARGNLAPENNGPSDLHKATNFFCMPLQEFTPDAGRYDVIWVQWCIGHLTDEDFISFFKRAKLGLKAGGIFILKENIARSGFVLDKEDRSITRSDSYYKDLFNQCGLYIFKSRDQKGFPQELFPVKMYALTTEAPKRSSRIKREQSNRPGVIKPVDIQIHSRWNWKHQASRFSYLQGDAIAIRPKALYPLLC, encoded by the exons ATGGAGGGGAGCGGTGCTGATACAGACGGCCATGAATTCAAGAATGCGGAGGAGATGTGGAGGGAACATGTTGGAAACCCCACTAAGCGCACAGAATGGTATCGTGAAGGTGTAGGCTATTGGCAAGGTGTTGAGGCTTCTGTTGATGGGGTGTTGGGCGGCTATGGCCATGTTAACGACGCCGATATATTGGGTAGTGAAGTTTTTCTCAAATCCATTTTGGTCGAGCGTTTCTCTTTTGCTGGAAAAGACCGCCCCCTTGTTGCTCTTG ATTGTGGTTCTGGCATTGGGAGAGTCACCAAGAATCTTCTTATTAAGTATTTTAACGAG GTTGATCTTCTTGAACCTGTATCACATTTCCTAGAGGCTGCTCGTGGAAACTTGGCTCCAGAAAATAATGGGCCCTCTGATCTGCACAAAGCCACTAACTTCTTTTGCATGCCTCTACAG GAATTCACGCCAGATGCAGGAAGATATGATGTTATTTGGGTTCAGTGGTGTATTGGACATCTCACTGACGAGGACTTTATCTCGTTCTTTAAAAGAGCAAAG TTGGGCCTAAAAGCTGGCGGAATTTTCATCCTCAAGGAAAATATTGCAAGATCTG GGTTTGTATTAGATAAAGAAGATCGAAGCATCACAAGATCTGACTCCTACTATAAAGATCTATTCAACCAGTGCGGACTCTACATATTTAAATCAAGG GACCAAAAGGGATTTCCCCAGGAATTATTTCCTGTGAAGATGTACGCATTAACTACAGAGGCCCCCAAGAGGAGTTCTCGCATCAAAAGGGAACAAAGCAATAGACCTGGCGTTATCAA GCCAGTTGACATACAAATCCATAGTAGATGGAACTGGAAACACCAAGCTTCTCGTTTTTCATACTTGCAAGGAGATGCCATTGCCATCCGCCCCAAAGCCCTTTACCCTTTGCTATGTTAA
- the LOC101208679 gene encoding alpha N-terminal protein methyltransferase 1 isoform X3 yields the protein MEGSGADTDGHEFKNAEEMWREHVGNPTKRTEWYREGVGYWQGVEASVDGVLGGYGHVNDADILGSEVFLKSILVERFSFAGKDRPLVALDCGSGIGRVTKNLLIKYFNEVDLLEPVSHFLEAARGNLAPENNGPSDLHKATNFFCMPLQEFTPDAGRYDVIWVQWCIGHLTDEDFISFFKRAKLGLKAGGIFILKENIARSGFVLDKEDRSITRSDSYYKDLFNQCGLYIFKSRDQKGFPQELFPVKMYALTTEAPKRSSRIKREQSNRPGVIN from the exons ATGGAGGGGAGCGGTGCTGATACAGACGGCCATGAATTCAAGAATGCGGAGGAGATGTGGAGGGAACATGTTGGAAACCCCACTAAGCGCACAGAATGGTATCGTGAAGGTGTAGGCTATTGGCAAGGTGTTGAGGCTTCTGTTGATGGGGTGTTGGGCGGCTATGGCCATGTTAACGACGCCGATATATTGGGTAGTGAAGTTTTTCTCAAATCCATTTTGGTCGAGCGTTTCTCTTTTGCTGGAAAAGACCGCCCCCTTGTTGCTCTTG ATTGTGGTTCTGGCATTGGGAGAGTCACCAAGAATCTTCTTATTAAGTATTTTAACGAG GTTGATCTTCTTGAACCTGTATCACATTTCCTAGAGGCTGCTCGTGGAAACTTGGCTCCAGAAAATAATGGGCCCTCTGATCTGCACAAAGCCACTAACTTCTTTTGCATGCCTCTACAG GAATTCACGCCAGATGCAGGAAGATATGATGTTATTTGGGTTCAGTGGTGTATTGGACATCTCACTGACGAGGACTTTATCTCGTTCTTTAAAAGAGCAAAG TTGGGCCTAAAAGCTGGCGGAATTTTCATCCTCAAGGAAAATATTGCAAGATCTG GGTTTGTATTAGATAAAGAAGATCGAAGCATCACAAGATCTGACTCCTACTATAAAGATCTATTCAACCAGTGCGGACTCTACATATTTAAATCAAGG GACCAAAAGGGATTTCCCCAGGAATTATTTCCTGTGAAGATGTACGCATTAACTACAGAGGCCCCCAAGAGGAGTTCTCGCATCAAAAGGGAACAAAGCAATAGACCTGGCGTTATCAA TTGA
- the LOC101208679 gene encoding alpha N-terminal protein methyltransferase 1 isoform X2, which yields MEGSGADTDGHEFKNAEEMWREHVGNPTKRTEWYREGVGYWQGVEASVDGVLGGYGHVNDADILGSEVFLKSILVERFSFAGKDRPLVALDCGSGIGRVTKNLLIKYFNEVDLLEPVSHFLEAARGNLAPENNGPSDLHKATNFFCMPLQEFTPDAGRYDVIWVQWCIGHLTDEDFISFFKRAKLGLKAGGIFILKENIARSGFVLDKEDRSITRSDSYYKDLFNQCGLYIFKSRDQKGFPQELFPVKMYALTTEAPKRSSRIKREQSNRPGVIK from the exons ATGGAGGGGAGCGGTGCTGATACAGACGGCCATGAATTCAAGAATGCGGAGGAGATGTGGAGGGAACATGTTGGAAACCCCACTAAGCGCACAGAATGGTATCGTGAAGGTGTAGGCTATTGGCAAGGTGTTGAGGCTTCTGTTGATGGGGTGTTGGGCGGCTATGGCCATGTTAACGACGCCGATATATTGGGTAGTGAAGTTTTTCTCAAATCCATTTTGGTCGAGCGTTTCTCTTTTGCTGGAAAAGACCGCCCCCTTGTTGCTCTTG ATTGTGGTTCTGGCATTGGGAGAGTCACCAAGAATCTTCTTATTAAGTATTTTAACGAG GTTGATCTTCTTGAACCTGTATCACATTTCCTAGAGGCTGCTCGTGGAAACTTGGCTCCAGAAAATAATGGGCCCTCTGATCTGCACAAAGCCACTAACTTCTTTTGCATGCCTCTACAG GAATTCACGCCAGATGCAGGAAGATATGATGTTATTTGGGTTCAGTGGTGTATTGGACATCTCACTGACGAGGACTTTATCTCGTTCTTTAAAAGAGCAAAG TTGGGCCTAAAAGCTGGCGGAATTTTCATCCTCAAGGAAAATATTGCAAGATCTG GGTTTGTATTAGATAAAGAAGATCGAAGCATCACAAGATCTGACTCCTACTATAAAGATCTATTCAACCAGTGCGGACTCTACATATTTAAATCAAGG GACCAAAAGGGATTTCCCCAGGAATTATTTCCTGTGAAGATGTACGCATTAACTACAGAGGCCCCCAAGAGGAGTTCTCGCATCAAAAGGGAACAAAGCAATAGACCTGGCGTTATCAAGTGA
- the LOC101209169 gene encoding probable WRKY transcription factor 35 — MLLLFEMENYEEVGDLTDIVRGRSSTTTTRSSTTTTTTTTSSSSNCKTEILADHHLQDSTSFYYSSSSQLLQLQDHQHHQYNFGDPFCSVVAPSVLDHHLHQHHHQLPVDNSTNINAFFNGISASSTTTTAAAAHQDHEDHHEVMKSSPCNSNLFSRMLQISPSPNKFQTISSLTNNSPPPSNFLISNHSPTTTTTPLHPDHHLHHFLHHHDHNNNNNNNTSSALHISSPRNPPGIKRRKSQARKVVCVPAPVAASSRPNGEVIPSDLWAWRKYGQKPIKGSPYPRGYYRCSSSKGCSARKQVERSRTDPNMLVITYTSEHNHPWPTQRNALAGSSRSSQQSSKNNTSTITTTSTTTQPNSSKLVHHKNKQEVQEEEEEQDHENNNDGTTMTLLSSTAAVDEEASNKNNNNVKEEEMIENELMMSSTSEGGLIDEDHDFFADLEELETDPLTLLFNTTTQQQQQQQQHLQQPPHKLEQIIKGSAAAACLHDVVPFNHLFDWPPPPHQEQPPPSSPTNRGFY; from the exons atgttgttgttgtttgagATGGAGAATTATGAAGAAGTAGGTGATTTGACTGATATTGTAAGAGGAAGatcatcaacaacaacaacaagaagctctactactactactactactactacttcttcttcttctaattgcAAGACTGAAATATTAGCTGATCATCATCTTCAAGATTCCACCTCTTTctattattcttcttcatcacaaCTGCTGCAACTACAAGATCATCAACATCATCAGTACAATTTTGGAGATCCATTTTGCAGTGTTGTTGCTCCTTCAGTACttgatcatcatcttcatcaacaTCATCATCAGCTGCCTGTGGATAATAGTACTAATATTAATGCTTTTTTCAATGGAATTTCTGCTTCTTCTACTACTACTACTGCTGCTGCTGCTCATCAAGATCATGAAGATCATCATGAGGTTATGAAGAGCAGCCCTTGTAATTCCAATTTATTCTCACGTATGCTTCAGATCTCTCCTTCACCCAACAAATTCCAAACCATTTCTTCACTTACGAATAATTCCCCACCTCCttctaatttcttaatttcaaatcattctCCTACCACTACTACTACTCCACTGCATCCTGATCATCaccttcatcattttcttcatcatcatgatcataataataataataacaataataccTCCTCCGCCCTTCACATCTCTTCTCCTCGGAATCCCCCCGGTATCAAGCGAAG GAAGAGCCAAGCAAGGAAGGTGGTTTGTGTTCCAGCTCCAGTGGCTGCCAGTAGTAGACCAAATGGGGAAGTGATTCCTTCTGATCTTTGGGCTTGGAGGAAATATGGTCAGAAACCCATTAAAGGTTCTCCATATCCTAG GGGGTACTATAGATGCAGCAGCTCAAAAGGATGTTCAGCAAGAAAACAAGTGGAGAGAAGTAGAACAGATCCAAACATGTTGGTGATAACTTACACATCTGAACACAACCATCCATGGCCAACTCAAAGAAATGCTCTTGCTGGCTCTTCAAGATCATCTCAACAATCATCAAAAAACAACACTTCTACTATTACTACTACATCTACTACAACACAACccaattcttcaaaattagtccatcataaaaataaacaagaagttcaagaagaagaagaagaacaagatcATGAAAACAACAACGATGGAACGACAATGACATTATTATCATCAACAGCAGCAGTAGATGAAGAAGCAtcaaataagaataataataatgttaagGAAGAGGAGATGATTGAGAATGAATTGATGATGAGTAGCACTAGTGAAGGAGGGTTAATTGATGAAGATCATGATTTCTTTGCAGATTTGGAAGAATTAGAAACCGACCCATTAACTCTCTTGTTCAATACAACtacacaacaacaacaacaacaacaacaacatctACAACAACCACCTCACAAATTAGAGCAAATAATCAAAGGATCAGCTGCAGCTGCCTGCTTACACGACGTCGTTCCATTCAATCATCTTTTTGATTGGCCTCCTCCACCTCACCAGGAACAACCACCACCGAGTTCTCCTACCAACAGAGGTTTTTATTAA